In one window of Acidimicrobiales bacterium DNA:
- a CDS encoding DUF6011 domain-containing protein, translating into MTRSQHSLHMLPAYLPPRSERVIARRAMLTFSARRSQSGSGSDLDHLIGRPRHVPGWADEAIRALRRAGIRFGVTGGLAANNYMPPRNTDDFDLALCLADLVAAGEAATAAGWQYLGPLALYGGLAGTAWKDAADNELDLIGVPGVLGEQAVAEAQDNLITAGLPTLTLPFLVVLKLIAARPQDTADLSRMLGRADAAVLKRTRAVVGRFLPDELPEVEQFIALGRLEYAPSDPQAPKGAPSRTNQSARGEVRCRMCGKVLKDEAARRAGIGPDCARNERLGLTRRAGRGAPRRQ; encoded by the coding sequence GTGACGCGCAGCCAGCACTCTCTCCACATGCTCCCTGCCTACCTACCCCCTCGCTCCGAGCGGGTCATCGCCCGTCGCGCGATGCTGACCTTCTCTGCCCGCCGCTCGCAGAGTGGATCGGGCAGCGACCTCGACCACCTCATCGGCCGCCCGAGGCATGTGCCGGGCTGGGCCGATGAGGCGATCCGGGCGCTGCGGCGAGCTGGCATCAGGTTCGGAGTGACCGGTGGTCTGGCCGCCAACAACTACATGCCGCCGCGCAACACCGACGACTTCGATCTCGCGCTGTGCCTTGCCGACCTCGTCGCGGCCGGGGAGGCAGCGACCGCCGCTGGATGGCAATACCTGGGTCCGCTCGCGCTCTACGGTGGGTTGGCCGGCACGGCTTGGAAAGATGCTGCCGACAATGAACTCGACCTGATCGGAGTGCCGGGCGTGTTGGGGGAGCAGGCGGTGGCCGAGGCCCAGGACAACCTCATCACCGCAGGGCTGCCGACGCTGACGCTGCCGTTCCTCGTCGTCCTGAAGTTGATCGCTGCCCGACCCCAGGACACCGCCGATCTGTCCCGGATGCTGGGACGGGCCGACGCCGCCGTGCTCAAGCGAACCCGGGCAGTGGTCGGACGCTTCCTTCCCGACGAGCTTCCGGAGGTGGAGCAGTTCATCGCCCTGGGGCGTCTTGAATACGCTCCGTCAGATCCGCAGGCCCCCAAAGGAGCGCCCTCCCGCACAAACCAGTCGGCCCGAGGAGAGGTGCGCTGCCGCATGTGCGGCAAGGTGTTGAAGGACGAAGCGGCGCGCCGGGCCGGCATCGGCCCTGACTGTGCCCGGAACGAGCGGCTCGGCCTCACCCGACGAGCTGGCCGAGGAGCGCCTCGAAGGCAGTAG